CCATCAGAAACGCCGATTTGGTAAAAACATTATCCAGACCTTATACAACACCGTTTCCGGAAAAAAAATAGCTTTCCTGGGCTGGGCATTTAAAAAAGATACAAATGATACCCGTGAATCTGCAGCAATATATGTGGCTGATGATTTATTAAGCGAGCGCGCAGAAATTGCGGTTTACGATCCGAAGGTATCGGAAGATCAGATTTTCTCTGATCTGGATTATCTGGAAACAAGATCGGAAGCAATGAACAGAGCCGGATTAACGGTTGACAATGATCCTTATGCTGTTTGCAATGGTGCTCATGCTATTGCGATATTAACGGAATGGGATGAATTTAACACGTATGACTGGCAGCGCATTTATGATAATATGTTAAAGCCGGCATTTATTTTTGACGGAAGAAACCTTCTTGACAAGGAAAAATTAACCCGGATAGGATTTATATATCAGGGAATAGGTTCCTAAAAATACTATAGCGCCTATTAAAAAAGCCTTTCTTTTAACTAAAAGAAAGGCTTTTTTGATGTTATGATATTGGTGTATTTTATTGATATATAGAAAAGTAGTATAAAAATTTTAAGAAATTGGTTTTGTTAAAAAATAACGAGTACTTTTGTTGCTCACAATTGCTGTTATGTTAGAATCATTAATTACTTCGAAAACCCGGTTAAGATTGCTTGTTAAGTTTTTTATTAACGCAGCAAATCAGGGACATTTACGCGGTTTGGCCGAAGAATTCAGTGAATCGACCAATGCGATACGAAAAGAACTGAATAACCTTTCTGAGGCCGGTTATCTGGAAAAGGAAGCGATCCGGAATACTATTTCTTACAGGGCCAACATCAAACACCCGCTGTTTTTATTACTGCAAAGCGTGGTGCGGAAGACCATCGGACTGGATACCATCGTGGCTACAATTCTGGAACGGATGGGAGAAGTTCAAAAAGTTTATCTGGTAGGCGATTATGCCGAAGGAAGGGATTCCGGAACGATAGAAGTAGTTATTGTGGGGGAAGTGCTGAATGAGGAATATGTTGAGCAATTGGCATTTAAGATAGAAGGAGAAATAAAGCGAAAAGTGAAATTTATACTTTCCAAAGATTATAGGGAAGAAGGGTTGTTGCTGTTTGGAAACGAATTGTAAATTTTGTTTTCAGGGCAGGCAATTGTTTGGGTAAAATTGCGTTAAGTAGAACTGAATTAATAGGAATTAAACGAATAAAAATAATGGATAGAATACTAATTACTGGCGGGGCTGGATTTATAGGCTCAAATTTGGTAGAGTACTTTTTAGGTAAAAACTACCATGTTACCTGCCTGGATAATTTTGCAACAGGTCATCGCCATAATATTGCACCTTTTCTGGAAAATCCTGATTTTAATTTAATTGAAGGTGATATCAGGGATTTGGCGACCTGTCATAAAGCTGTAGAAAATGTGGATTTTGTACTGCATCAGGCAGCATTAGGCTCGGTGCCGCGTTCTATTAATGATCCTGTTACCAGTAATGCAGTAAATGTATCCGGATTTTTAAATATGTTGGTTGCTTCAAGAGATGCAGGTGTAAAGCGATTTGTTTATGCAGCGAGCTCTTCTACTTACGGGGATTCGGAAGCTTTGCCAAAAGTGGAAGATAAGATCGGGAAACCATTATCTCCTTATGCCATTACAAAATATGTAAACGAGCTTTATGCAGATATTTTCAGCAAAACGTATGGTCTGGAAACGATAGGATTACGCTATTTTAATGTGTTCGGAAGAAGACAGGATCCAAATGGTGCCTATGCAGCTGTGATTCCAAAATTTGTAATGCAGTTTATGCAGCATGAAAGCCCTGTTGTAAATGGTGACGGAGAATATTCCCGTGACTTTACCTATATCGATAATGTGATTCAGATGAATGAGCTGGCAATGACCACAAAATCACCGGAAGCCATTAATACGGTATACAATACGGCTTATGGTGACAGAACGACTTTAAAGCAGCTGATTCAGTATCTGAAAGAATTTTTATCGGAGTACGACCCGGAAATAGCCAATGTTGAGGTGGTATACGGACCGAACAGAGCTGGGGATATTCCGCATTCTCTGGCCAGTATTGAAAAAGCAAAAACAAAATTAGATTATAATCCGAAATTTTCAATCAGAGAAGGGCTTAAGGAAGCGGTTTCTTGGTATTGGAGTAATTTAAAATAATAAAATATCAGTTATAATGGATAATAAAATTGCAGTTATAGGTTTAGGTTATGTAGGCTTGCCATTGGCAAGATTATTTGCAACAAAGTATGCAGTTGTTGGTTTTGATATTAATAAGGCACGAATCGCTGAATTAAATTCGGGGCAGGACAGTACGCTTGAAGTGGATAGTGAAACACTTAAAGGAGTATTGGTAGCCAAAAATCACAACTCAAAAGGGTTGTATTGTTCTTCGGATTTAGAAGATATTAAAGATTGTAATTACTTTATTGTTACAGTGCCTACGCCTGTTGATAAACACAACAGACCGGATCTTACTCCTTTGTATAAAGCCAGTGAAACGGTGGGTAAAGTGCTGAAAAAAGGAGATATTGTTATCTATGAGTCAACCGTATATCCCGGAGTAACGGAAGAAGAATGCGTACCGGTACTGGAAAAAGTGTCCGGACTGAAATTCAATGTGGATTTTTTTGCAGGCTATTCGCCGGAGCGTATTAACCCGGGAGATAAGGAGCATACAGTAGAGAAAATCTTAAAGATAACCTCAGGATCTACTTTGGAAATCGGACAAAAGGTCGATGAACTATATAAAAATGTAATTATTGCCGGAACGCATCTGGCACCTACTATAAAGGTTGCAGAAGCAGCGAAAGTAATTGAAAACTCACAGCGTGATATCAACATTGCTTTTGTAAACGAACTGGCAAAGATTTTTAATATTCTGGAGATCGATACCCAGGCAGTTTTGACAGCAGCCGGAACAAAATGGAACTTTTTACCTTTCCGACCAGGATTGGTTGGCGGACATTGTATTGGTGTAGATCCTTATTATTTAGCGCAAAAAGCACAGGAAAAAGGATACCACCCGGAAATTATCCTTGCCGGTCGCCGTTTGAACGACAGTATGGGCGAATATGTAGCCTCACAGGTGGTAAAACTGATGATTAAAAAAGGAATACAGGTAAACGGAGCCAAACTGTTAATGATGGGTATTACGTTCAAGGAAAACTGTCCTGATGTACGTAATACTAAGATTGTTGATGTTATAGCAGCTTTAGCCGATTATGGTATTGAAGTGAGTATATATGATCCTTGGGCGAATCCGGCTGAGGTGAAGCACGAATATGGATTGGTTACCAGCAATGAATTACCATCGCAGCAATTTGATGCAGTCGTTTTAGGAGTAGCGCATAAGGAATTCTTAAATTCTAATCTGAATACTTTGCTAAAGGAAAACAGCCTGTTGTATGATGTGAAAGGAGTTCTGGAAGGTGAAGTGGATGGGAAGTTATAATTTTGTTAAACCTAATAGTTAAACAAATATATGATTACGACAAAAAGAGAATACAATTACTATCTAGAGCAGGATAGATTGGCTTCAAGTATCAATGGGAAAGGATTTTTGTATCAAATCAAGGCTTTTTTATTTCCCAATTATATTTGGAAGTTTATAAAACTTATGCGCAAATATGAATATCTTAAAAATTCCAATCAAGGACTGTTTGGAAAGATACAACTCATTTTTGTCAGGATAGCTTATAGGAGAATATCCCTTAAGTTAGGGTTTTCTATTCCGATAAATGTATTTGGACCAGGTTTGTCAATTCCACATTATGGAACTATAGTTGTCAATCCGGCGACAAAGGTTGGGAAAAACTGTCGTTTACATGTTGGGGTCAATATTGGAGCAAGTTCGGGAAGTTCAAAAGCTCCTGAAATTGGCGACAATGTATATATAGGACCAGGGGTCATAATGTATGGGGATATAACCATAGTAAACAATATAACCATAGGGGCTAATTCAACCGTAAATAAGAGTTTTACTGAAGAAGGGGTTGTTATAGCAGGTTCCCCGGCTAAAATTGTTAATACTCAGTTTCCAGTATGGTGGAAAAATAATCGATTGTCCTTATAAAACAGCATTAGTTTTATTAATGAAGTTATATGGAGTCAGCTTCATAATAATTTAAATTTAAAAAGAAGAATGAAATTTATAAAGCATATTGAGTAATAACGAAGATCAAACTCTGTTTTTTGATTGTAATTTGTAAATAAAAGCGATGTTTTATCTTTTATTTAATAGGGATTATAAGTAGAGTTGTTGATGTAGAATTGTAATTAAAATTTATTAAATGTCAAATCGTATTAATGTTAAAACAAGTAATACTGAACAGGTTTTTTGGGTTGCATTAGGTAGTTTAAGTACCCTGGGGCTTTCTATTGTAAGTGCAGCAATTCTGTCAAGATATCTGGATAAAGCAGAATATGGGACTTATAAACAAATACTATATGTTTATACTACTTTATTAATTGTTTTTTCTGCAGGTTTACCAAGAGTATATGCTTATTTTTTACCTAGATATAACTTAAATGAAGGCAAGGCAATTGTATGGAAGATAAGTAAGGTGTTGTTTCTGGCAGGAGTGTTGTTTTCGGTTTTTTTATTTTTATTTTCAGGTTGCATTGCGGATCTTTTAAAAAATGAAAGATTGGAGTATGGATTGAAGGTGTTTTCGCCAATGCCAATGTTATTATTACCAACATTAGGTATTGAAGGTATCTTTTCGACCTATAAAAAAACTTTATTTTTAGCAATTTATAATACTCTTTCAAGATTATTGATGCTGGTTTTTATAGTTGTTCCTGTTATCTTGATTAATGCGAATTATATTATCGCAATTTATGGATGGTTAATAGCTTCATTGATAATATTTGTGATGACTTATTTTTTTAAAGGAATACCGTTCAAAGGGGTGGAATCGAAGGAAGCTAAATTGGAGCTTAAAGAGATTCTCGCATATAGTTTGCCTCTCGTTTTCGCAAGTTTTTGGGGTATAGCTATTAAAGCAGCTGATGAATTTTATATCAGTCGTTTTTTTGGAGCAAATGTATTCGCCGAATTTTCGAATGGTTTTATCGAATTGCCTCTCGTATCTATGATAACTACAAGTACTTCAGTAGTTTTAATGCCTGTTTTTTCAAGGGTTATACATGAAAATAAGGGCGTTGAAGAATTAGTAGTTACATGGAAAAGCGTGTTAAACAAATCTGCAATGATTATCTATCCGATAGTTGTTTTTTTTATGTTTTTTTCTACGCAGGTAATGGTTATAATGTACTCTGATGTTTATTTTGAGTCCGGAAAATATTTCAGAATTAATATGATACTTAATTTTTTTAATATAATAATTTTCTTTCCATTAATGTTATCATTAGGAGCGACTAAATTTTATTCCGGATTACATGCCTTTATTGCAATTTTAGCTTGGATTGGCGGATACTTAATCATGATCATTTTTAATAACCCAATTTCACTCGCAATTTTTTCGGTATCATTATCAATATTAAAAGTGATGATTGCTTTAGTATATGTGAGTAAAAGATTAGAGATCAAAGTATATGAACTATTTCCTGTTTTTCAGATGCTCAAAATAATACTGCATACATGTCTTGTTATGTTTACAGTGACTTTTTTTCTTAAGATTGTTGTCATTGAGAATAGTTTAATGCATCTTATTGTGGCAGGACTATTGTATGCGATATTAGTTTTAATGACAGGGCGTTTTTTGAAATTGAATTATTTAGAATTTTTATATCCATTAATAAATAAAATTAAAAAAAATGGTTAATAGATTTAATTGTACAAACAGAAAAGGAGAATGTTTGTCCAATGTTTTGAATATTTAGATTTCCTTGTAGTGGAGGATTCAGAGTCTTAAATTTTTTAGTCAAAAAATCTTTAGGATTGATAGGGGATATTCTTGTTATGGTTTCTTTTACTTCAATTATTAATGGTTAATTACTATTGAAAAAATATATATGATTAAAAAGGTACTATAGAATTGTATCTGTCTCATAAAAATTACAAACAATGATTTTGAAACTTATATTTATAATGTGTTTTATGAATATGATTTACTAAGTATATCTGATAACAATAATCTTTAAAAAATGAAAATAACCTTAATTGCTGGGGCAAGGCCAAATTTTATGAAAATTGCTCCTATAATACATGCTATTCAGAATGCACAAAAAAAAGGAAAAGATATCTCATTCCGATTAGTGCATACAGGGCAGCATTTTGATGAAAAAATGAGTGCTACTTTTTTTAGAGAGCTTAATATTCCACAACCTGATGTTAATTTAGAATGTGGAGGAGGCAGTCAGGCAGAACAAACGGCAGCTATTATGATTGCTTTTGAAAAAGAACTGTTAATTAACCCTGTTGATTTGGTTTTGGTGGTTGGTGATGTGACATCAACAATGGCCTGTAGTATTGTTGCTAAAAAAGTGAATATAAAAGTAGCTCATGTTGAAGCAGGAATTCGCTCTTTTGATTTAACCATGCCGGAAGAAATAAATCGTATGGTTACAGATAGTATTACAGATTATTTTTTTACTACATCGGAAATTGCTAATACTAATTTGAGAAAATTGGGAGTTTCAGAAGAAGCAATTTTTTTTGTAGGTAATGTAATGATAGATACTTTGTTGGTAAATAAACCTCGCTTTTTACCTCCCTCAGTTTTTACAACCTTGGGGTTACAGAAAGATAATTATCTGGTTATGACTTTACATCGCCCTGCCAATGTAGATGAAGGTGAAAAATTAAGAGAGCTAATAGTAACTATTGTTAATAATGTTGCTGGATTACCAGTTTTGTTTCCAATACATCCAAGAACAGCCAAAATTTTTAGTGATTTAGGAATACAAGCTGAGAATCTTTTTATAATAGACCCTTTGGGTTATTTAGAATTCAATTATTTGGTTGCAAATGCCAAAGCAGTAATAACTGACTCAGGAGGAATCACTGAAGAAACAACCGTTATGGGTATCCCATGTATTACTTTAAGAGATAACACAGAGCGACCTGAAACAATTACTATAGGTACTAATGAATTGGTAGGCACTAACCCATCAGCCTTACTTCCGGTATTATCACAATTGCTAAATGGAAAGTGGAAAAAAGGAGGAATTCCTGAAAAATGGGATGGAATGGCAGCAGAAAGGATAGTTGAATGTCTTTTAAATTTGCAGTAAGTCACTGGTTTTAAGTTTTTTTAATAACTCTGATAAGATTTTAATATTTGTAAAACTTTGAAAAAATGAATATGACGATTGGCGAGAGTGTAAATTGTTTAGATTTAATAATAGAGTTTAAATGAGTACTAAGCAAAAAGCGTGGAGTGTAAAAGAAAATAATTTAGATAAATTTATTAAAATTGTTTTTTTTATAGTTAGTCCTATTTTCGGTTTTTTATATTCTTTAAAAAATATAAAAACCAAATCTTCGTATGTTATTTTCTTTCTAACTGCAATCTGTTTTGGTATTAGTTTTACTGTAGAAAGGCAAAGTGGAAATGAGAATGATTTTGATAGTTTTTTTTACAGGGAAGAATTTGAGTCTTTTCAAAGTGTAGATTATTTAGAATATATAGATGGTTTAAAAGATTTTTTAAGTTTTGATGAAGGAAGAAAAGATTATTATTATGAAACGATAGCTTTTTTTGTTTCTAGATTTACAAATAACTATCATTATTTGTTTGCTGTTTTTGCTATAGTTTTTTCTTTTTTTGCATTAAAAACGTTTCGGTTTTTAACGGAAGAGGAGAATTTTAAAAATAACTTATCGTCTTATATTCTCGCTTATATATTTTTAACAAATCAGATTTTTAATATCAATGGAGTTCGGTTTTGGACAGCAGCTTGGGTTGCCGTTTTTATAGTATTTCAGGTTTTTAGAAATAAAAAATATCAATATTTATTATTGATGGTACTACTTCCATTTATGCATGGCTCGTATTGGATATTTATTTTTGTTGTTTTTGTTTATATATTATTGAGTAGATTTTATAGGATTTTTATTGTTTTATTTTTCTTCAGTTTTATTTTTTCTTCAATATCGTTACAATTGGCAAAAGACAGTACAAGTTTTTTACCGATTTTTCTTGTAAAATTAATAGATTCATATACCAGTGCAGAAACGATTGAGAAGGTAAGTGCACAGGGGACAGGTTTTTTTTGGATAGCTAAAATTTTCAAAACCGTATCATTTACTTATATGAATTTACTAGTGTATTTGTTTATAAGGAATGAAAAATTAATTAAAGAAAACTTTAAAACGGAAAGTCTTTATAAATTTTTATTAGTATTAGTAACTTTTGCAAATTTTACGATGAGTATTCCGTCTTTAGGAGGAAGATTCTTTTTATTGTCTTACCCAATAATAGCTTATATATGGCTAATCAATTTTGGAAAGAACAGGTATAAATATATACTCTACTTTTTTCCTCTGGCATTCTTTTTCAATATTTATGAACAGCTTATTTTATATTTAAAGGTTACGGGTGTGTATTTCTATATTTCAAGTCCATTTTATATTGTTTATGAATATTTGTTTTAGAAGTATGTTTTTTAAATTATAAAATGCTTGTTAATAATTATAGATTACATAATTGAGAAATAAATAAAGACTTCTTTTATGTGTATTTAAAATGAAAGGATTTGATGTAAAATGTTTTAATAAAAATGAAAAATAAAAAAATTATAATTATTGCAAGTGCTATTTTTCCATTTCAATCTCCAAGAGCTAATAGGGCGACAGAGTTGGCCAAAGAGTTTGGTAAACAAGGACATGATGTGACTATCTATGGAGTATTAGGGGATTATGATTATTCAGTGTTTGAAGCTAAAAATAATGTCAAAGTTAAAAACATTGAAAAAATGACTTTTGCAACTTTGAATAGCGATAATTCTGGTAAAGATACTTTTCTAAATAAAATTTTAAGACGTTTATTAGGACGTTGGCTAGAGTTTCCAAATATTGAGTTCATGTTTAAGATGACTAAAATTCTTAAAAAAGAAAAAGGGACAGATATGTTGATATCCATCGCATATCCGCATCCTATTCATTGGGGATGTGCATTGGCAAAAGCGCGAATGGGAATTAAGTTCCCTAAACTGTGGGTGGCAGATTGTGGAGACCCTTATATGGGGAATCCAATTGAAACACCGGTTTTTTATTTTAAATATATTGAGAAGTGGTTTTGTCGGAATGTAGATTATATTACGATTCCGATAGAAGAAGGTAGATCTGCATATTATTCTGATTTTAGAGATAAAATTAAAGTCATTCCACAAGGTTTTGATTTTGATTTAGTGCGTATAGATTCAAAAGAGCCTAATAATGAAGTGCCTACATTTATTTATTCAGGTGTTTTTTATCAGGGAGTTAGAGACCCTAGAGTGTTTCTGGATTACCTTTCTAAGGTGTTAATTAATTTTAAATTTATCATTTATACACAATCAAAAGATATATTGGAACCCTATAAAAGTAAATTAGGAGAAAAACTTATTATAAAAGATTATGTAACCAGAGAGGAATTATTAGTAGAATTGGCTAAAGCTGATTTTTTAGTAAACTTTGAAAATGGAAATGCAGTACAGTCTCCCAGCAAGTTGATTGACTATGCTTTAGCAAAAAGACCCATAATGTCAGTATCGTCTTTTGCAATTGATGAAGATAATATTGAGAGGTTTCTGAAAGGTGATTACAGCGGAAAGTTAGAAGTGCATAATATTGATCAATATGATATCAGAAACGTAGCGAATAAGTTTATTTCGCTTAGTTCCGGTGATTTATTAAAGTAGTCTTTAGGATTATATTATAGTGTAAAAATAATAATAATGTGTGGTATATATATAACTAACATTCCTTATGAAAAGGAAGAAGTGTTGGACAAACTTAACTTAATAAAGTTTAGAGGACCTGATAATTTAGGGTACTTAAAAGAAGGGAATATTTCTTTAGGTCATCTAAGATTGGCTATTGTCGATTTGGATGTTCGTTCAAATCAGCCATTTTTTTATGATAAATATATTATCGTTTTTAATGGGGAAATATATAATTTTCAGGATATCAGGGATGAATTGAAAACTTTAGGCTACTCTTTTGAAACGACTGGTGATACAGAAGTTTTAGTAAAGGGATATGCAGCATGGGGTAAAGATCTTTTACCAAAGATTAATGGAATGTTTGCATTTGCGATTTATGATATTGAAAATGAAAAAGTTTTTTGTGCAAGAGACCGACTTGGTGTAAAGCCATTTTATTATTATTGGAAAGATGGTTTTTTTGAAATTTGTAGCCAATTAAAACCTCTAATGAATTCAGAGAGTGTAGTATCGGATGAAGCGATTTCAATTTATTTAGATTGTGGTTATGTGCCTTCTCCCTATTCAATTTTGAAAAATGTATTCAAGTTAAGTCCTGGGAAATTTATCGAAGTTGATTTAGTGGCCCAATCAATGAGTATTTCTGAATATTGGGATTTGGAACCAGTTACGGCTAGAGATATTTCGTATGAGGATGCTAAAGAAGAATTACACAAATTATTGATTGATGCCGTAAGAATAAGGATGGATTCAGATGTTCCATTAGGGACGTTTCTTTCAGGGGGGATAGATTCAGCGTTGGTTACTGCTATTGCGTCTAAAATATCTGCAGAAAAGATAAATACATTTACTATTGGATTTAATGATCCGAAGTTTGATGAAAGTAAAATAGCAGAAGAGTTTTCAAAAATTTTAGATACAAATCATAAAACTACATTTTGTAATGCAAATGATGCATTAAAATTACTGCCGAAATTTCAAGAAGTTTATGATGAACCTTTTGCTGATAGTTCAGCTCTGCCTTCATTGTTATTGAATTCAGTTACAAAAAAAGGAGTTACAGTCGCTTTATCTGGTGATGGTGGAGATGAAAGTTTTTTAGGATATAACTATTTTGAAAGCATCAGAAAAGCTACAGTTTTTTTTAGAATCCCCTACTTTATTAGAAGTTTACTGGGGCTTTTAATAATAAATAAAAAATCAAAATTTAAAGAGTGGCTTTTAATCAGGAATATTGACGATTTTATAGTAAGGGTTTTTGTTTCAGTGAATAGTTTGAATTTAGTGAAGAATGATTCATGGATAAATAGATATTACTCAATATTTAAAAAATTATCCTCAAATGAAATGCAAAGAGCTGCTGATCTAAATATTAAACTTTGGTTAGAAAATGATAGTAATGTTAAGGTTGATAGAGCGAGCATGGCTTATGCCGTAGAAGTTAGAAGTCCTTTTTTAGATTATAGAATAATTGAATTCGCTAGAAAGTTACCGGTAAGTTTTAGATATAAAAAAGCACTGAGAAAAAAGATTTTGAGAGATATATTGGAAGAGTATATACCTAGTTCCGTTTTTAATCAGCCCAAAAGAGGATTTTCTATACCATTAGATGATTGGATTAAAAATGACCTAAAAGATGATATCTTAAATTGTTTGAATGATTCATTTTTGAATAACGTACCTAATCTGGATGTTGAGAAATTCAAAGAACAATTGTATAATCATATGGAAGGTAAGGAGATTAATGGAACCAACATCTGGAAGTTATATATGCTTGCGAAATGGTCTGAGTATAATAATATTAGTCTGTGTTCAAAAACTAATTAGGTCGTATTAGTATTTTTTATTGTTGTTGCTTATCAATGGATAAGGAATACACTGTTTTTATAAGTGAAAGAATATTGATTATCCTTGATTACTGATGTTTCCTGTTCGAAATTTTTATGAAATATGAAAATCAAAATGCATGGAAATTATCATTCGTGTCATTACGGATCGTCAGACTCGAAATCAAAAATTAAATTAAAATAAAGAAAGGGTCTTATTATGGAAAAAAAGAGAGTCGTTTTTGTAGCGGCTTCTACTCAGGGTGGCGGTGCCGAAAGAATGCAAATCAATATCATGCATTCTCTTTCTGTTGAAAAATACGATGTCTTTTTTGTGAATACCAGCATTGAGCCTAAGCCTCAAAGTTTGAAACCACACATTAAATATATTCAATACAATAAAAGCCATGCCAAAAATGCATATCGTTTGTTGTCTAAAGATTTAAAGCATATTAATCCGCATTATATTTTTACCACATCCATTGTTGTTGCGTATTTGTTGCAGATCATACGTATGATGTCCAGGCTTAAATCCAGGTTGATTGTTCGTATTGCTGTACCACCATCGGAGTTGTCACATGGAGGATTAAAATCGTCGGTTCTCAGTATGATTAATTCGTTTACTCTTAAGCATGCAGACCTGATTATTGCTCAGACCGAATTTTCGAAAACAGATGTTGCCAGGCACTATAAAGTACCGCTGACAAAAATAAAAGTAATCAGAAATATTGTTGATCAATCGTTATTGGACGAAAGTGGAGATCTGTATTTTCCGGGTGAATTTATTAGCGGGAATTATAACGTAGTAGCTGCGGGAGCCTTATATTCTGTAAAAGGATTTGACCTTTTAATTCATGCTATGAAAGAAGTGGTAAAGCACAATATAGCAACCCGTTTATATATTTTAGGTGATGAGCGATATGAGACGGGATACAAAGCCCAATTGCTGAATATGATAAAAGATAATCAATTAACAAATCATGTTTTTTTATTAGGCCATCAATCGAATCCTTATCCGTATTATAAAAATGCCGATTTGTTTGTATTGTCTTCACGTAAAGAAGGTTTCCCAAATGTTGTTTTAGAAGCATTATATTATGGAATCCCGGTTGTTGCAACCAATTGTGTGGATTTTTCGGAGGTCATCAATAATGGCGTAAATGGATACATTGTTCCTAAAGATTCGGTAAATGATTTATCGGAAGGGATAATTATGGCTATAGATCATTTGAAAAAGACTACTACTAACAAGATTGTTAATTATAATTACGAGCAAATTTTTAGCTGATGCATTTAGTTTCTGTTATTATTCCGACCTATAAACCCGGAGATTATATATATCAATGCTTCGAGTCGCTTTCTGTTCAGACTTGCGGCAATTCTGTATTTGAGGTTGTAGTTGTCTTAAATGGGGAAAGAGAGCCTTATTATGATAGTATAGCGTCAGCGCTGAAAAAGCACAATGTTAATTACAAGCTGTTCTATACAGATATCCCCGGGGTATCAAATGCAAGAAATATAGCGCTTGATTATGTCGCAAACAGTAATACATCGTATGTTGCCTTTTTGGATGATGACGACAGATTAAGTCCGTCTTTTGTAGAAGAATGCTTAAAAAAGGCACAACCAGATGTCATTGTGGTATCCAATACCAAAACCTTTGTTGAAAACACAGATGAAAAGCTCGGTGATGATTATCTCTCCAGTTGTTTTAAAAAAAATCAGGGAAAAAAATATAATATCATAAATTACAGGAGTTTTCTATCAACAGTATGCGCGAAACTCATTCCGTTATCTGTTATCGGAAAAACCAGATTTGATACGCATTTTGCTATCGGTGAAGATTCCTTATTTGGTTTCGAAATATCCGGCAGCATAAATGAAATGAGCCTGGCAGACGAAAAAGCTGTTTATTTTAGAGGTTTACGGCCATTATCGGCAAGCAGAAAAAAACAAAAAAAAATACCCCGTATTTTATGCAGCTTAGGCTTGTGTAAAAAGTACTCACAGGTTTATTTTACGCATTGGAGACAGTACAGTTTCAAGTTTTATATAACGAGAATTTTAGCTGAAATGCAATATATTTTTAAAACCCTTATCCATTAATAATAACCGACTTAAAGAAAATAAATAATGAAATATACTTTTGAAGTTATTACATCTCCCGATATTTTGTGGGATAAA
This region of Flavobacterium inviolabile genomic DNA includes:
- a CDS encoding EpsG family protein, whose translation is MSTKQKAWSVKENNLDKFIKIVFFIVSPIFGFLYSLKNIKTKSSYVIFFLTAICFGISFTVERQSGNENDFDSFFYREEFESFQSVDYLEYIDGLKDFLSFDEGRKDYYYETIAFFVSRFTNNYHYLFAVFAIVFSFFALKTFRFLTEEENFKNNLSSYILAYIFLTNQIFNINGVRFWTAAWVAVFIVFQVFRNKKYQYLLLMVLLPFMHGSYWIFIFVVFVYILLSRFYRIFIVLFFFSFIFSSISLQLAKDSTSFLPIFLVKLIDSYTSAETIEKVSAQGTGFFWIAKIFKTVSFTYMNLLVYLFIRNEKLIKENFKTESLYKFLLVLVTFANFTMSIPSLGGRFFLLSYPIIAYIWLINFGKNRYKYILYFFPLAFFFNIYEQLILYLKVTGVYFYISSPFYIVYEYLF
- a CDS encoding glycosyltransferase, whose translation is MKNKKIIIIASAIFPFQSPRANRATELAKEFGKQGHDVTIYGVLGDYDYSVFEAKNNVKVKNIEKMTFATLNSDNSGKDTFLNKILRRLLGRWLEFPNIEFMFKMTKILKKEKGTDMLISIAYPHPIHWGCALAKARMGIKFPKLWVADCGDPYMGNPIETPVFYFKYIEKWFCRNVDYITIPIEEGRSAYYSDFRDKIKVIPQGFDFDLVRIDSKEPNNEVPTFIYSGVFYQGVRDPRVFLDYLSKVLINFKFIIYTQSKDILEPYKSKLGEKLIIKDYVTREELLVELAKADFLVNFENGNAVQSPSKLIDYALAKRPIMSVSSFAIDEDNIERFLKGDYSGKLEVHNIDQYDIRNVANKFISLSSGDLLK
- the wecB gene encoding non-hydrolyzing UDP-N-acetylglucosamine 2-epimerase, with protein sequence MKITLIAGARPNFMKIAPIIHAIQNAQKKGKDISFRLVHTGQHFDEKMSATFFRELNIPQPDVNLECGGGSQAEQTAAIMIAFEKELLINPVDLVLVVGDVTSTMACSIVAKKVNIKVAHVEAGIRSFDLTMPEEINRMVTDSITDYFFTTSEIANTNLRKLGVSEEAIFFVGNVMIDTLLVNKPRFLPPSVFTTLGLQKDNYLVMTLHRPANVDEGEKLRELIVTIVNNVAGLPVLFPIHPRTAKIFSDLGIQAENLFIIDPLGYLEFNYLVANAKAVITDSGGITEETTVMGIPCITLRDNTERPETITIGTNELVGTNPSALLPVLSQLLNGKWKKGGIPEKWDGMAAERIVECLLNLQ
- the asnB gene encoding asparagine synthase (glutamine-hydrolyzing); protein product: MCGIYITNIPYEKEEVLDKLNLIKFRGPDNLGYLKEGNISLGHLRLAIVDLDVRSNQPFFYDKYIIVFNGEIYNFQDIRDELKTLGYSFETTGDTEVLVKGYAAWGKDLLPKINGMFAFAIYDIENEKVFCARDRLGVKPFYYYWKDGFFEICSQLKPLMNSESVVSDEAISIYLDCGYVPSPYSILKNVFKLSPGKFIEVDLVAQSMSISEYWDLEPVTARDISYEDAKEELHKLLIDAVRIRMDSDVPLGTFLSGGIDSALVTAIASKISAEKINTFTIGFNDPKFDESKIAEEFSKILDTNHKTTFCNANDALKLLPKFQEVYDEPFADSSALPSLLLNSVTKKGVTVALSGDGGDESFLGYNYFESIRKATVFFRIPYFIRSLLGLLIINKKSKFKEWLLIRNIDDFIVRVFVSVNSLNLVKNDSWINRYYSIFKKLSSNEMQRAADLNIKLWLENDSNVKVDRASMAYAVEVRSPFLDYRIIEFARKLPVSFRYKKALRKKILRDILEEYIPSSVFNQPKRGFSIPLDDWIKNDLKDDILNCLNDSFLNNVPNLDVEKFKEQLYNHMEGKEINGTNIWKLYMLAKWSEYNNISLCSKTN